The following nucleotide sequence is from Mangifera indica cultivar Alphonso chromosome 17, CATAS_Mindica_2.1, whole genome shotgun sequence.
TCAGGTTCATTTAccttcctttctctttcttttcgtCAGATCAGTGTTTGCTTCTTCAATTTTTACGTTTTCTCATCTTTGATTGTCATGGATTATAAGGCTTACATCTTTAACTAACcttgattatgagtttttaaaagcagcatgatttatttcaattaatttttatttttattttttggctaAAATACATCTCGAAATAGAATTAATCTATTAACTAATCTATACGCAATGGATGTTGAATTTTTCTATGGATTATTGCATGTGTTGTCTGATGCTGATTTTTATGATGGTCTTGTATTTGCTATGACGGCGGTTATGCAATACTGACAGTTATGGagttaatattttaacaatttaggATTAGCATGAACTGAAACATAGGAGCAAGCGGTGATTCTTATATATGTGATGCTTTATAAGAATAGATAAAGTAGATTCATTTCTATGCTATATGATAAAAGTATGTTTGAAGCTGACTCATTATTTACCATTTCACAGTTATGAACTGGgtaatttaaagaattttaatttgagcAGTTGCAAGAGTTGTTCCTTCCTTTCCTTAAGAGGTTTTATTATTGAGAATTACCTGTTAGGTGTCATGGTGTTTCCTGTATGTTTTGGGATTCATTTTCATGTGTAAAAGATTGAGGCAAAAGTCGCATAGGAGCAACATTGGAACAAATTGCTCTGTGGAGGCATACATGTTTCCTTAATGTCCATATGCGTGTATCAATTTACAGTTTTGTTAGTTATGCAAAGGGTATACTCATTTTTTGTAAGGCTGTTGTGTATGTTTTTGTCCCTTTTTCACAAAGTATCCTAACTATGGTGGACATTTGGTCCACTCTTGTACGTCTTTTTTACTATGTTTCATTTAtagaaggaaaaagagaatATACATTCCAGTTtcatttataattgttattttttattgaacgTAAGAACAATATCATCACGGCTAGTTATATATAGTTTACTATTTGCAGTCATGGCTGGTGTGGCTTCTGAAGGATCACAATTTGATGCTCGTCAATATGATTCTAAAATGAATGAGTTGTAAGTTTTGAttccttgaatttttttttcgtggatattcatttcttttttagtAATGTGATTAGTTAACTGGCAAAAACTTTGCTTATCTTACATCTTCACTTGATATTTATGAAACCATGGTGTTTAATCCGATAAATTGGTGGGAGCAGACTTGAATCTGATGGGCAGGATTTCTTCACATCATATGATGAAGTTCATGAGAGTTTTGATGCAATGGGACTGCAGGAAAATCTTCTTAGAGGCATATATGCATATGGTAAGTAAGATTTTACTGCagtcttttcttttcttgtttggaAGGGTTTGTGATGGGGGTTATTTCATAGCCCCTTTCTGATGTCTACCATAAGTTCAAGCAGATTCAAGTGGTTTTAGTTTGAGGTTAATTGCTTTTTGAATGGTTGAACCAATGAAATGGAATTTTACCTTTCATTTCTCTAAATATGTTGAGTAGCAATATGTCCTTGTCCCTTCAGTTTGACCCTCActgtctcttttcttttttctaccTTTATTTACGGTTTCCTTATCCTTAGAAGAACCACAGAAGCAATCTTGGTTTAGAATGTGAGATTTACTGCCATGTGTGAAAAATGAGATCATTTTTTGACAAGTGGATGAGAAACAAACAGCAAAATAGCCACCAAATATATGTCCTATTAGATTTTATGAAGGTTTCTCATAAATTTTGTGTGTTGGAACCTTGAGCTAATTGTGGATAACAATGATTTAGCAAAGCACTTTGAGTTGTGATCTTCTCCTGGCTGCtgtttctcttgtttttttcttaGGACTTTGTCCTTTTTTGTGGGTTCCTAGGCACTTTAAATAGGTGAATTGAGATGAGATAAGTGTTGTGGCTTATTTCTGTACTTGTgtacaaataaactaataaaaagttaaaatggtGTCTTGGGAAATTAGGTTTTATAAGAGATTTATGAACTCATGCTTGATGAAAATAATGGCTGGtgaattcttttcttttaatgattGTTTAATTGCTATTTTTGGATGAAAATGGTGGCAGATCTGCAAAAATGTGTTCGGAAAAAGTTGGATTCTTAAGAGATTACAATAAGCTTTTAGAAAAGATTTCAGCTTTCATTTTCTaggagttttctttttttctttttttttaactcatgtACATTAATGGCATTTTTGgggtaaatttgattgaaaccGCAATCAACGagatatattttgtttatttccaCATCAAATTGATCTGCATGTAATTAGGCCAGTTCTCTTTGAGAGTTAGGTTAATGCAATTAAGTCTTTTTTATTACTACATTGCTTTAAGCTAATGCTCGGGACTTTATGAAATTTCCCTTCTATTTTGATTTCTTTGGGGGCCCACTTTGGAGGCCTGTTTCATGCTTGGCTAATTATTACTAGTTTCTACTTTTTTGATAAAAGACCTAATATCCTTATTTTAGTAACCTTTTTGCTTTTCTCTGTTTGGGTTATTGTTGATTTTATATTGCTATTTCTCTCATTGAAGTTAAAATTTCTGCTTTACTGATTTAAGTAGTAACTTATTAATCCTTTGAGTGAGTAAATTTTAAAGTGTGATTTTCTACATCTCTGTACCATATTTAGTATGTCACTTTGAAAATAACAGCTGGTAGTTTGGTTCGAATCTTTTTAAAGGGTTTGAGAAGCCTTCTGCAATTCAGCAAAGGGGGATTGTACCATTCTGCAAGGGTCTTGATGTAATTCAACAGGCACAGTCTGGGACTGGAAAAACAGCAACTTTTTGCTCAGGAATTCTGCAGCAGCTTGATTACAGCTTAGTTGAATGCCAGGCATTGGTCCTTGCACCAACTCGGGAACTGGCACAACAGATTGAGAAGGTTATGCGAGCCCTAGGTGACTACCTTGGTGTTAAGGTTCACGCTTGTGTTGGTGGAACTAGTGTACGCGAAGATCAACGTATTCTTTCTAGTGGGGTTCATGTTGTGGTTGGTACCCCAGGCCGTGTGTTTGACATGCTGAGAAGACAATCTCTCCGCCCTGATAACATTAGGATATTTGTGTTGGATGAAGCAGATGAGATGCTTTCACGAGGTTTCAAGGATCAGGTCCTTacattacttttaattttgaatgcaTTCTCATGGTATTTGCTATTGTTTGTGGGAAAAGAGAGCATCATAAGCTGGAAAGTACAAAGTAGTAAGTCATGCATCTGAATGACTGCATATGGTATATGATGGGAATCCTGTTTCTTTGTTGATCAAGGTGTCACTGTTGGAGAACTAAGGGAtctttttgattttttctttactaTATGTATTGTGCTTGGACCTTCAAGCTAGATTGTCATCtgacatatttttttgataagtttACATTTGATCTGTTTGCTTTAtgttctctcttctctcttttccttAACAAATATAGTTGCTcttgtatcttttttttttttttctccagaTCTATGATATATTCCAGTTGCTGCCAGCGAAAATTCAGGTTGGGGTTTTTTCTGCCACAATGCCTCCTGAGGCCCTTGAGATCACAAGGAAATTCATGAACAAACCGGTGAGGATTCTTGTCAAACGTGATGAGCTTACGCTTGAGGGTATCAAACAGTTTTATGTCAATTGTGAGAAGGAGGAATGGAAGCTGGAGACATTATGTGATCTGTATGAGACTTTAGCAATCACCCAAAGTGTCATCTTTGTGAACACTAGGCGTAAGGTAGATTGGCTCACAGACAAAATGCGCGGCCGTGATCATACAGTCTCTGCCACTCATGGAGACATGGACCAAAACACTAGAGATATCATTATGAGGGAATTCCGTTCTGGATCTTCTCGTGTACTCATTACTACTGATCTTCTTGCCCGTGGTATTGATGTCCAGCAAGTCTCTCTTGTGATCAACTATGATCTTCCAACACAGCCAGAGAACTACCTTCATCGAATTGGTCGTAGTGGACGATTTGGGAGAAAGGGTGTTGCCATCAACTTTATTACCAGGGATGATGAGAGGATGCTGTTTGACATACAAAAGTTCTATAATGTAGTAATTGAGGAGTTGCCAGCGAATGTTGCTGATCTTCTTTGATGCTGTTTCGTGTTGGCAAAGGTAAATGCTTTGAAGTCTAGTCATGATTGTTATTTTggaatttttcttattttctggGTTGTTTCCATAATACCATGTAATTGAGGAACTTGGGTCTTGTGCATTTGTGATTATCAGTTACTTTAAGTTTTGTTGCATCTGATGTAGTTCGTATGAAATTGTGGTGTTCTAAGCATATCTATATTCTTTGTGATAACAGA
It contains:
- the LOC123200783 gene encoding eukaryotic initiation factor 4A-11 — translated: MAGVASEGSQFDARQYDSKMNELLESDGQDFFTSYDEVHESFDAMGLQENLLRGIYAYGFEKPSAIQQRGIVPFCKGLDVIQQAQSGTGKTATFCSGILQQLDYSLVECQALVLAPTRELAQQIEKVMRALGDYLGVKVHACVGGTSVREDQRILSSGVHVVVGTPGRVFDMLRRQSLRPDNIRIFVLDEADEMLSRGFKDQIYDIFQLLPAKIQVGVFSATMPPEALEITRKFMNKPVRILVKRDELTLEGIKQFYVNCEKEEWKLETLCDLYETLAITQSVIFVNTRRKVDWLTDKMRGRDHTVSATHGDMDQNTRDIIMREFRSGSSRVLITTDLLARGIDVQQVSLVINYDLPTQPENYLHRIGRSGRFGRKGVAINFITRDDERMLFDIQKFYNVVIEELPANVADLL